A single genomic interval of Spirosoma linguale DSM 74 harbors:
- a CDS encoding histidine kinase (PFAM: ATP-binding region ATPase domain protein; histidine kinase A domain protein~SMART: ATP-binding region ATPase domain protein; histidine kinase A domain protein~KEGG: amc:MADE_01275 putative two-component sensor histidine kinase): MNVVNAISHQDMSLSAALIELSQDGILVLASEQPTVSGFQVIQANARALSLLSGLKKPLVGTPVDQLPAPFTSHYLGAYIDQALNQATPVRFQLLHSFFTTSSVTIYECQLLNVDSQRLILSIGLLQVPPERSQLLEQVIESMPTGLVMFQALRDTNQTIVDFQAILCNQLGADISRQSKETILTKPISQRYPNMRAEELFYRYKDVVTTGQRHQDLVYLQPQDIWLDVSVVKYGDGLLVSFQDVTQRQKAASLLESVLRSSPASIRYYESIRDHTGRIVDFKISTGNELDAYQRYRPSQSITGKRLLELYPSVADNGLFDRFVAVVESGKSDHFERFHPLETHGVWFDCVAVQHGDGLVLTTLDITYRKEAQLDQQRQATVLQTVLDNSLTGITLLKTVYNTAGTIVDFSLEKINATLAQTLKQLPERLVGKTLSEFIPHQMSNGLFERYAAVARTGEAQRFVWSNSTDTVWYDMSVVPCFDGLIVTLMDITAIKLAQLDQERQADLLKGVLNSSTTSILVLEPHRDDAGQIADFAINLANPATIRLFFPFVNRDFTQEELQSQSLLTVFPAVKERALFSALVLVVMTGQSIHESVDYPTMGLTYEYDIRPFRGGVLLITTDITPLRVYQQQLEAKNVALSRSNEYLQQFAYVASHDLQEPLRKIHSFGDMLLTQHATALDATGQDLLRRQQNAVLRMQLLIKNLLDYSRLTTQQKPFVSVSLQTITQEILSDLEMRIQETKAHITITELPTIRGDATQLRQLIQNLITNALKFTKPDQPPQIRLDAILLTADQLPATEFTQEQGQWVALRIVDEGIGFNEHYRERIFELFHRLHGRSQYTGTGIGLAVVKKVIENHHGFITTHSQPGEGATFTVYLPMT; the protein is encoded by the coding sequence ATGAACGTTGTGAACGCCATTTCTCACCAGGACATGAGCCTTTCAGCCGCTCTTATCGAGTTGTCTCAAGATGGCATACTTGTACTGGCCTCCGAACAACCAACCGTTTCGGGGTTTCAGGTGATACAGGCGAATGCCCGTGCCCTATCGCTGCTTTCCGGGCTGAAAAAGCCATTAGTTGGCACGCCTGTCGACCAGTTACCTGCTCCGTTTACTAGCCACTATCTGGGTGCCTACATAGATCAGGCGCTTAATCAGGCCACTCCTGTTCGTTTTCAGTTACTGCATTCATTCTTTACTACCAGTTCCGTCACGATCTACGAATGTCAGCTACTGAACGTTGACAGTCAGCGGCTGATTCTTTCCATTGGCTTGCTTCAGGTACCTCCGGAGCGTAGCCAATTACTGGAACAAGTGATCGAATCCATGCCTACGGGCCTGGTTATGTTTCAGGCTCTGCGCGATACCAACCAAACTATTGTTGACTTTCAGGCCATACTCTGTAATCAGTTGGGGGCAGATATTTCACGTCAGTCCAAGGAAACAATTTTGACTAAACCCATCAGCCAGCGTTATCCCAACATGCGGGCTGAAGAACTTTTTTATCGGTACAAAGACGTCGTAACCACGGGCCAGCGGCACCAGGACCTGGTGTATTTGCAACCCCAGGACATTTGGCTGGACGTATCTGTGGTTAAGTATGGCGATGGCCTGCTGGTTTCCTTTCAGGATGTCACACAACGACAAAAGGCCGCTTCTTTATTAGAAAGTGTATTGCGGAGCTCGCCTGCGTCGATCCGTTATTACGAATCCATTCGAGACCATACCGGACGTATCGTCGACTTTAAGATTAGTACCGGGAATGAACTGGATGCTTATCAACGCTATCGACCAAGTCAATCGATTACGGGTAAACGGCTCCTGGAGTTGTATCCTAGTGTAGCAGATAACGGTCTTTTCGATCGTTTTGTAGCTGTCGTGGAGTCAGGAAAAAGTGATCATTTTGAGAGGTTTCATCCGCTGGAGACCCATGGTGTTTGGTTTGACTGTGTGGCCGTTCAGCACGGAGACGGACTGGTTCTGACAACACTTGATATTACCTACCGAAAGGAGGCCCAACTGGACCAGCAACGGCAGGCTACGGTTCTTCAAACAGTGCTGGATAACTCCCTTACGGGCATAACCTTATTAAAGACCGTCTACAATACAGCAGGGACGATTGTGGATTTCTCCCTCGAAAAGATTAACGCCACACTGGCTCAGACGCTCAAACAACTGCCCGAACGACTGGTAGGCAAGACCTTGTCTGAATTTATTCCCCATCAGATGAGTAATGGCCTTTTCGAACGGTACGCAGCCGTGGCCCGAACCGGGGAAGCCCAACGTTTTGTGTGGTCGAACTCCACGGATACGGTTTGGTATGACATGTCGGTAGTACCTTGTTTTGATGGGCTTATTGTTACGTTGATGGATATAACCGCCATCAAGCTTGCCCAGCTTGATCAGGAAAGACAGGCCGATCTACTCAAAGGCGTATTGAACAGTTCGACTACCAGTATTCTGGTTCTTGAGCCCCACCGGGACGATGCCGGGCAGATCGCTGACTTTGCGATTAACCTCGCTAATCCAGCCACTATACGCTTATTTTTCCCCTTTGTGAACCGTGACTTTACGCAGGAAGAATTGCAGAGCCAGAGCCTGCTGACGGTTTTTCCGGCGGTTAAAGAACGAGCTTTGTTTAGTGCACTCGTTCTGGTGGTAATGACCGGCCAATCCATTCACGAGTCAGTGGATTACCCAACGATGGGTTTGACGTACGAGTACGATATTCGCCCATTCCGTGGTGGCGTGTTGCTGATCACCACCGATATAACTCCCCTGCGCGTCTATCAACAGCAACTGGAAGCCAAAAACGTTGCATTAAGCCGCTCGAACGAATACCTCCAGCAGTTTGCTTATGTTGCCTCACATGACTTGCAGGAGCCGTTGCGAAAAATCCATTCGTTTGGAGACATGCTGCTGACACAACACGCTACAGCACTCGATGCTACTGGTCAGGATTTACTGCGCCGGCAGCAAAACGCAGTTCTACGGATGCAGCTCCTTATCAAAAACCTTCTGGATTACTCCCGCCTGACAACCCAGCAGAAACCTTTTGTGTCAGTGTCGCTGCAAACGATTACTCAGGAAATACTTAGCGATCTGGAAATGAGGATTCAGGAAACTAAGGCTCATATTACCATCACCGAACTGCCAACGATACGGGGCGATGCAACTCAACTAAGGCAGCTGATACAAAATCTGATTACCAATGCGCTCAAGTTCACAAAACCAGACCAACCTCCTCAGATACGCCTGGATGCGATTCTGCTCACGGCTGATCAACTACCTGCAACTGAATTTACACAAGAACAAGGCCAATGGGTTGCGCTTAGAATAGTGGATGAAGGCATTGGGTTCAATGAACATTACCGCGAACGTATCTTTGAGCTTTTTCATCGGCTGCACGGCCGCAGTCAATATACGGGTACAGGTATTGGGCTGGCGGTGGTCAAGAAAGTAATCGAGAACCATCATGGATTCATAACCACCCATAGCCAACCCGGAGAAGGGGCCACGTTTACAGTTTATTTACCCATGACCTAG
- a CDS encoding short-chain dehydrogenase/reductase SDR (PFAM: short-chain dehydrogenase/reductase SDR; KR domain protein~KEGG: spl:Spea_0429 short chain dehydrogenase) — translation MKDKLVLITGASSGIGRALAFAFGREGAIVVICARKADALQLVSDELRQAGINTFSLTADVSIESDVKQLIDQTIARFGRLDILINNAGISMRSMLIDTDPAVIQKVMDINFMGTVYATRYALPYIQQTKGSIVGISSIAGYRGLPVRSGYSASKFAMNGFLEAVRTELLHTDVHVLTACPGFTASNIRFSALDAHGQAKGETMRDESNMMSAEECADHILRAVKTRKRELILTSQGKFTVFLNKWLPKLMDKLVYNTLAKEKDSPLKK, via the coding sequence ATGAAAGATAAACTAGTTCTCATTACCGGTGCATCTTCGGGTATCGGTCGGGCGCTTGCTTTTGCCTTCGGGCGTGAAGGAGCCATTGTTGTTATTTGCGCCCGTAAGGCAGACGCACTTCAGTTGGTAAGTGATGAGCTTCGTCAGGCAGGAATCAACACCTTTTCATTAACGGCCGATGTCAGTATCGAGTCCGATGTTAAACAACTAATCGACCAAACGATTGCCCGCTTCGGGCGGCTGGACATCCTGATTAACAATGCAGGTATAAGTATGCGCTCCATGCTGATTGACACAGACCCGGCCGTTATCCAAAAGGTGATGGACATTAATTTCATGGGGACTGTTTATGCTACCCGCTATGCGTTGCCCTACATTCAGCAAACGAAAGGGTCTATCGTGGGGATCTCGTCGATTGCCGGGTATCGGGGTCTACCCGTTCGGAGCGGTTACTCAGCGTCTAAGTTTGCGATGAATGGCTTTCTGGAAGCCGTACGGACCGAATTGCTGCATACGGACGTTCATGTATTGACCGCATGTCCGGGTTTTACGGCTTCTAATATTCGTTTTTCAGCCCTCGACGCCCACGGACAGGCCAAAGGCGAAACCATGCGGGATGAAAGCAATATGATGAGCGCGGAAGAATGTGCCGATCACATTTTGCGTGCAGTAAAAACCCGAAAGCGCGAACTCATCCTGACCTCGCAGGGCAAATTCACCGTGTTTCTGAACAAGTGGTTACCTAAACTCATGGATAAACTGGTATATAATACCCTGGCAAAGGAGAAAGACTCACCTTTGAAAAAGTAG
- a CDS encoding hypothetical protein (KEGG: gme:Gmet_0933 hypothetical protein) — protein MLNLYSSSKSLLFLLCTFLVLGPFAQATHIVGGELELRYLGTQTQYTHRINLNLYFDDINGNPGADDGQVSVGVFSKRTNQLIGYVPLVRISSEYVAYTRPACATGAVRTRLIRHSTDLTLDPNVFNDAGGYYLSWERCCRNGAIVNIENPGAAGSTFYLEFPAIISGQTRFVNSSPVFTVPKGDYACIGQPFTLDFSARDADGDSLTYALATPYNGFSTSNSPNPGAGSTVTNPSFSAGPYPPIRWINGISIANQIPGTVPLRVNARTGLLSVTPDRAGLFVFSVEVGEFRAGKQIGRVRRDFQVLVIDCPKNNAPQLLFRPNDQKQFYTEGTVLTIAEKDTNCLSLYITDLDPNQRISIVNMSGSLPGLTLTPGELTTRTSRDTLQAKFCFGRCVGGNGTPITLLIRATDDGCPQGLSDTLSIRLNIIPSANNKPVAATDLPNNKASITVGSSLTFNAFGTDIDNDNVTIQAVGRGFTLAQAGMSFGSASGVGKVSQPFSWKPTCTQATQAGYIVDFIVTDTRCNRNLRDTVTVNLAATGLPSKPPTVRTTLASQAVELTVSANDTDGRTNFDVLGNDPDRDTLRLTAVGRGFDIKEAGMVFTNKSGLPTLQSPFDWKPTCSLMAGKAEATFVVDFVVDDRSCQPEHTAVTTVSFTVKNPSFNAEIKIPNIFTPNGDGINDYFAIKDLPENSCDEQFKSVEITNRWGQTVFKSSDPKFRWYGTGSPVGTYYYLLLTSKRTFKGPLTLMR, from the coding sequence ATGCTGAACCTGTACTCTTCCTCAAAATCACTCCTTTTTCTTCTTTGCACTTTTCTGGTTTTGGGCCCGTTTGCGCAGGCTACACACATTGTTGGGGGTGAACTCGAACTGCGTTACCTGGGCACCCAGACACAATACACCCACCGGATTAACCTTAATTTGTATTTCGACGACATCAACGGTAATCCGGGTGCCGACGACGGCCAGGTTTCCGTGGGTGTCTTCTCCAAGCGTACCAATCAGCTTATTGGGTATGTTCCGCTCGTTCGTATCAGCAGCGAATACGTCGCCTACACCCGGCCCGCCTGTGCAACGGGGGCCGTACGTACACGACTCATCCGGCACAGCACCGACCTGACCCTCGACCCCAATGTGTTCAATGATGCGGGCGGATATTACCTGTCGTGGGAAAGATGCTGCCGGAATGGTGCTATTGTCAATATCGAAAACCCAGGGGCAGCCGGATCAACGTTCTACCTCGAATTTCCGGCTATTATTTCGGGACAAACCCGCTTCGTCAATTCATCGCCCGTATTTACCGTCCCCAAAGGTGATTACGCCTGCATTGGTCAGCCGTTTACGCTCGACTTTAGCGCCCGAGATGCCGATGGCGACAGCCTGACGTATGCATTAGCTACACCGTATAATGGCTTCAGTACATCCAATTCACCAAACCCAGGCGCAGGTTCTACCGTAACAAATCCTTCCTTTTCAGCTGGCCCCTATCCGCCAATTCGGTGGATCAACGGCATCTCCATTGCCAATCAAATACCGGGAACAGTTCCCCTGCGGGTAAATGCCCGAACGGGGCTGCTCAGCGTTACTCCTGACCGGGCGGGCTTATTCGTTTTTTCCGTTGAGGTCGGCGAGTTTCGGGCCGGTAAACAGATTGGGCGCGTCCGGCGTGACTTTCAGGTGCTGGTAATTGACTGCCCAAAAAACAACGCCCCCCAACTGCTGTTTCGTCCGAATGACCAGAAACAGTTTTACACGGAAGGCACCGTCCTCACCATCGCCGAAAAAGACACCAACTGCCTAAGTCTGTACATCACTGACCTCGACCCAAACCAGCGTATTTCAATCGTCAACATGAGCGGCTCGTTACCCGGCCTCACTCTAACTCCCGGTGAGTTAACCACTCGAACAAGCCGCGATACACTACAGGCAAAATTCTGTTTCGGACGATGCGTTGGGGGAAATGGCACTCCAATTACGTTGCTGATTCGGGCTACGGATGATGGCTGTCCGCAGGGACTCAGCGATACGTTAAGTATTCGTCTGAATATTATTCCATCGGCCAATAACAAACCCGTTGCCGCTACCGACCTGCCTAACAACAAAGCCAGTATTACAGTAGGTTCATCCCTGACATTCAACGCCTTCGGCACCGATATTGACAACGACAATGTGACGATTCAGGCAGTTGGACGCGGGTTTACGCTGGCACAGGCCGGTATGAGTTTTGGTTCGGCTTCGGGAGTCGGGAAAGTATCACAACCTTTTTCGTGGAAACCAACCTGTACCCAGGCTACCCAGGCCGGTTATATTGTTGACTTTATTGTGACCGATACCCGCTGTAACCGAAACCTTCGGGATACCGTTACCGTGAATCTGGCAGCTACTGGCTTGCCCAGTAAGCCCCCCACAGTACGCACCACACTGGCCTCACAGGCTGTTGAGTTGACCGTTAGTGCCAACGATACCGACGGACGGACGAACTTCGATGTGCTGGGTAACGACCCCGACCGGGATACGTTACGGCTTACTGCTGTTGGACGAGGATTTGATATTAAGGAGGCCGGGATGGTGTTTACGAATAAGTCTGGCTTGCCAACGCTACAATCTCCCTTCGACTGGAAGCCAACCTGCTCCCTGATGGCGGGTAAAGCCGAAGCTACATTTGTGGTCGATTTTGTAGTGGATGATCGCTCTTGCCAACCCGAACATACGGCCGTGACGACGGTTTCGTTCACGGTCAAGAACCCATCCTTTAATGCGGAGATAAAAATCCCGAATATCTTCACGCCCAACGGCGACGGTATCAATGACTATTTCGCCATTAAAGATTTACCGGAAAACTCCTGTGATGAACAGTTCAAATCGGTGGAGATAACGAATCGCTGGGGGCAGACCGTCTTTAAATCTTCAGACCCGAAATTCCGCTGGTACGGTACCGGTTCGCCCGTTGGCACGTATTACTACCTGCTGCTGACATCAAAACGAACATTTAAGGGCCCGCTCACCCTCATGCGATGA
- a CDS encoding RNA methyltransferase, TrmA family (TIGRFAM: RNA methyltransferase, TrmA family~PFAM: (Uracil-5)-methyltransferase; putative RNA methylase~KEGG: dol:Dole_1585 RNA methyltransferase) → MRRKIHKTPERLAHVRIDAVAAEGKCIVRTDEGVIFVENPTGGPGVAPGDVVDLRITNTKKQYREAVAERVHEWSAVRTEPFCEHFGTCGGCKWQHIQYSEQLGFKHQQVVDHLTRIGKVELPEFRPIMPAHPTQYYRNKLEFTCAEGRWLTSAEVGTNQPMDQRAVGFHVPGRFDKVLPIRHCYLQPDPSNAIREAIDAYVLQHDMTLYNLKMHTGFLRTLIIRTADTTQQVMVTLQVAQDNPELLNGLMTYLQTLFPQITSLNYILNTKKNDSYQDQEVVNWAGKPYIEEQMEALTFRIGPKSFYQTNAQQAYNLYKVAREFAGLTGQERVYDLYTGTGTIALFVARLAKHVVGVEYVEASVADARVNAQVNGIANTTFVAGDMKAILTDEFFAEHGRPDVVITDPPRAGMDEAVTRQLLKAAPERIVYVSCNTATQARDLAILDEGYTVTGVQPVDMFPHTHHVENVVVLTKR, encoded by the coding sequence ATGCGTAGGAAGATTCATAAAACACCCGAACGGTTGGCACATGTTCGTATCGATGCCGTAGCCGCCGAAGGGAAGTGTATTGTACGTACTGACGAAGGCGTAATTTTTGTTGAAAACCCCACCGGTGGACCGGGTGTGGCCCCCGGCGATGTGGTAGACCTGCGCATTACCAATACCAAAAAGCAGTACCGCGAAGCCGTTGCCGAACGCGTTCATGAATGGTCTGCGGTCCGTACTGAGCCTTTTTGTGAGCATTTTGGAACCTGTGGCGGCTGCAAGTGGCAGCATATTCAATACAGCGAACAACTTGGCTTTAAACACCAGCAGGTGGTCGATCATCTGACACGTATTGGTAAGGTGGAACTGCCCGAGTTCCGGCCCATTATGCCTGCTCATCCAACCCAGTACTATCGGAACAAGCTTGAATTTACCTGCGCCGAAGGCCGCTGGCTGACCTCGGCCGAAGTAGGTACTAATCAACCGATGGACCAGCGGGCGGTAGGCTTCCACGTGCCCGGCCGGTTCGATAAAGTGCTGCCCATTCGGCATTGTTACCTCCAGCCCGACCCGTCCAACGCTATCCGCGAAGCCATTGACGCTTATGTGCTTCAGCATGACATGACGTTGTATAACCTGAAGATGCATACCGGTTTTCTGCGAACACTCATCATCCGCACTGCCGATACTACGCAGCAGGTAATGGTAACGTTGCAGGTAGCCCAGGACAACCCCGAATTGCTCAACGGGCTGATGACGTATTTGCAGACGCTGTTCCCACAGATCACCTCCCTGAACTACATTCTGAACACCAAAAAGAACGATAGCTATCAGGATCAGGAGGTGGTCAACTGGGCCGGAAAACCCTACATCGAGGAGCAGATGGAAGCGCTCACCTTCCGGATAGGCCCCAAATCGTTTTACCAGACCAATGCCCAGCAAGCGTATAACCTTTATAAAGTGGCCCGCGAATTTGCCGGTCTCACCGGTCAGGAACGCGTGTACGATTTATATACGGGTACGGGCACCATTGCGCTTTTTGTGGCTCGTTTGGCCAAACATGTCGTTGGCGTGGAGTATGTCGAAGCATCGGTAGCCGATGCCCGCGTTAATGCACAAGTGAACGGAATTGCCAACACGACCTTTGTTGCGGGGGATATGAAGGCGATTCTGACCGACGAATTTTTTGCAGAACACGGCCGTCCGGATGTGGTCATCACCGATCCGCCCCGTGCTGGTATGGATGAGGCCGTTACCAGGCAGCTACTTAAAGCCGCTCCGGAACGGATTGTTTACGTAAGTTGCAACACCGCTACCCAGGCCCGCGATCTGGCGATTCTGGACGAAGGATATACCGTAACGGGTGTGCAACCGGTCGATATGTTCCCGCATACGCACCATGTCGAAAATGTAGTTGTCCTGACGAAGCGGTAG
- a CDS encoding DNA uptake protein and related DNA-binding protein-like protein (KEGG: azo:azo1659 transcription accessory protein), whose product MFSRFVSFVRDYFGFSHKETRGFMVLLFLTLLCLLIPFIYRFVVTRTPVDTSAADQRKLDSLVALMQTETAKRPQYGDRSGKEKTTAERFQEPKLFSFDPNTISTTGWQQLGLPKWMAERIEKYRSKGGQFRRKEDLLKIYDFPPDLYDQLEPYITLKETPRSDRFSDDRSGTGKPFSNEPYPTSNRPTFAERPAKPVLQPFDINTADTAQLIALKGIGATLAARIVKYRDALGGFISTDQFRDVYGLDSLTVDELRKFGQIRSGVRRIPVNTATADELDRHPFLSRRQAQLIVSYREQHGAYTSAESLKPIRILDAKTIEKITPYLEF is encoded by the coding sequence ATGTTCTCCCGCTTCGTCTCCTTCGTTCGCGATTATTTTGGCTTCTCCCATAAGGAGACCAGAGGCTTCATGGTCCTGCTCTTCCTGACGCTGCTTTGTCTCCTCATACCATTTATCTACCGATTCGTCGTTACCCGAACACCCGTCGATACCTCTGCCGCCGACCAGCGGAAGCTCGATAGTCTGGTGGCTCTCATGCAGACTGAAACGGCCAAACGGCCTCAGTACGGCGACCGCTCGGGAAAGGAGAAAACTACCGCCGAACGGTTTCAGGAGCCTAAACTGTTTTCGTTCGACCCAAACACCATCAGTACAACAGGCTGGCAGCAGTTGGGATTACCGAAGTGGATGGCGGAGCGTATTGAAAAATACCGCAGCAAAGGCGGGCAGTTTCGCAGGAAAGAAGACCTCCTCAAAATCTATGACTTCCCTCCCGACCTGTACGATCAGCTCGAACCCTACATTACGTTAAAGGAAACACCCAGGTCAGACCGCTTTTCCGACGACCGGTCTGGCACTGGCAAACCATTCAGCAACGAGCCCTACCCTACCTCAAACCGGCCGACTTTTGCCGAACGTCCGGCAAAACCAGTTCTTCAACCGTTTGATATTAACACCGCCGACACGGCCCAGTTGATAGCCCTGAAGGGCATTGGTGCAACGCTGGCCGCCCGGATCGTCAAATACCGAGATGCCTTGGGTGGGTTTATCTCAACTGATCAGTTTCGCGACGTTTATGGATTGGACTCGCTGACAGTTGACGAACTTCGGAAATTTGGCCAGATCCGGTCGGGAGTGCGCCGGATTCCCGTAAATACCGCCACAGCCGACGAATTGGATCGCCATCCATTCTTGTCCCGCCGACAGGCCCAGCTGATCGTTAGCTACCGGGAGCAGCATGGGGCATATACCTCGGCCGAATCGTTGAAACCGATTCGGATTCTGGACGCTAAAACTATTGAAAAAATTACCCCTTATCTGGAGTTTTAA
- a CDS encoding SMC domain protein (PFAM: SMC domain protein~KEGG: ajs:Ajs_0828 hypothetical protein), with the protein MLINSLSLKNFKCFEELDVKFAPITLLTGANSSGKSSLINAILAVLQTRGFPYYLSLNGSYVSMGSFEDIIYGRDASKKLELQIKIQDQYILTTRWESDSHEQANFSGLEYKDEKFTTDGPNIQTGEFGWKHDIINSAIDPEKIFFELTVGQDRFDFNYISSFRLSPERTYYRQSGADFKIMKTGELYIDQIIEWEDNSSAKFQDLTNILQKLELVQSIKSSILKGGRFELNVKVHKASQAISLVDVGFGISQFLPIIVADLQLSDKSCLAISQPEIHLHPKIQAQFGNYLASQVNQTEKQYIVETHSEYLLNRIRLLLVTGELKPNQVRVLYFENDGIKSTKHDIEFATDGQIKGAPQGFFDTYGIDVMDIAMNAHE; encoded by the coding sequence ATGCTGATCAATTCCCTATCCCTGAAGAATTTCAAATGTTTCGAAGAACTTGACGTCAAATTTGCCCCGATAACCCTGTTGACGGGCGCAAATAGCAGCGGTAAAAGTTCATTGATCAATGCGATTCTGGCAGTGTTGCAGACGCGAGGATTCCCCTACTATCTCTCCCTAAATGGAAGTTACGTAAGTATGGGAAGTTTTGAGGATATTATATATGGGAGAGATGCCAGTAAAAAACTAGAACTTCAAATAAAAATTCAAGATCAGTATATTCTCACAACACGTTGGGAAAGTGACTCACATGAGCAGGCAAATTTTAGTGGCTTAGAATACAAAGATGAAAAGTTTACTACCGACGGCCCCAATATCCAAACTGGCGAATTTGGATGGAAACACGATATTATCAATTCAGCTATAGATCCTGAGAAAATATTTTTTGAATTAACTGTTGGCCAAGATAGATTCGACTTCAACTACATAAGTTCATTTAGATTATCTCCCGAGAGAACTTATTACAGACAATCAGGTGCCGACTTTAAGATAATGAAAACTGGCGAGTTATATATTGATCAAATAATTGAATGGGAAGATAATAGTTCAGCAAAATTTCAAGATTTGACAAATATTCTCCAAAAACTCGAGCTTGTTCAAAGTATTAAATCTTCAATCTTAAAGGGGGGAAGGTTCGAATTAAATGTCAAAGTTCATAAAGCATCTCAAGCAATATCTTTAGTTGATGTTGGTTTCGGTATTAGTCAATTCTTGCCCATTATCGTTGCTGACTTGCAATTATCCGACAAATCTTGTTTAGCTATTTCTCAGCCTGAAATTCACCTTCACCCAAAGATACAAGCCCAGTTTGGTAATTATTTAGCCAGTCAAGTCAACCAAACTGAAAAGCAGTACATCGTTGAAACGCATAGTGAGTATTTATTAAACCGAATTCGTCTTTTGCTAGTCACAGGCGAATTAAAACCAAATCAAGTGCGAGTGCTTTATTTTGAAAATGATGGCATAAAAAGTACTAAACACGATATAGAATTTGCCACAGATGGCCAAATCAAAGGAGCACCGCAGGGTTTCTTTGACACCTATGGAATTGATGTAATGGATATTGCCATGAATGCACACGAATGA